In the genome of Thermoplasmata archaeon, one region contains:
- a CDS encoding MFS transporter — MTEGQPNTKIILFALVLGTFMTALDATIVSVALPTMAEELLEAGHDTSNISWVLLIYTLMLCCFILLWSKLGSNKGYKKVFMTGIGVFAASSLMIGLCGFFPGLGLNAIILLRAVQGLGAGMVTAMSLAMVSSYLPKEIRGSSIGAVTLAASAGTAFGPAIGGILTTFHWSYIFFINVPIGLLCLFLCFRYMHVKENLENAGSKLDYVGVALLFVMLFTLIYYLNKGPDIGWTSELGIALIFVMMIAAGLVFWWEQRTKDPLVNLDLIRNPMILRSVTVTMLLFIAMAGSYLLLPYYLQFVQGYETMEYGFILIANSVGMMVMGPIVGKLADRTGKNKRFIVAGALVCAVGFYMMMLYNDSTGIAWILISLFVMGAGIGMAMVACTNLSFEYITEGQNGQLSGITNTFRQAGSSAGVAILNAVFMAFIVTVPAVDLIPGFKHAFFVAIIIALLAFVVGMGLRDKERSPSS; from the coding sequence ATGACGGAAGGTCAGCCGAACACGAAGATCATCCTTTTCGCACTCGTCCTGGGGACGTTCATGACAGCTCTTGACGCCACCATCGTTTCCGTGGCGCTGCCTACTATGGCAGAGGAACTGTTGGAAGCGGGACACGACACATCGAACATCTCATGGGTCCTGCTGATCTACACACTGATGCTGTGCTGCTTCATCCTGTTATGGTCGAAACTCGGTTCCAACAAGGGATACAAGAAGGTCTTCATGACCGGTATCGGAGTGTTTGCCGCATCGTCGCTCATGATAGGCCTCTGCGGGTTCTTCCCGGGATTGGGATTGAACGCGATCATCCTTCTCCGTGCCGTGCAGGGATTGGGTGCCGGAATGGTCACCGCTATGTCGCTTGCGATGGTATCGTCATACCTTCCGAAAGAGATCAGGGGATCGTCCATCGGAGCGGTCACATTGGCCGCTTCCGCAGGTACCGCTTTCGGTCCTGCGATAGGAGGAATCTTAACGACATTCCACTGGTCTTACATCTTCTTCATCAACGTCCCGATAGGACTGCTCTGCCTGTTCCTTTGCTTCAGGTACATGCATGTCAAGGAGAATCTGGAGAACGCAGGAAGCAAGTTGGATTATGTCGGTGTCGCACTGCTGTTCGTGATGCTCTTCACGCTCATCTACTACCTCAACAAGGGACCCGATATCGGATGGACCTCAGAGCTCGGAATCGCACTCATCTTCGTCATGATGATCGCGGCGGGATTGGTATTCTGGTGGGAGCAGAGGACGAAGGATCCGCTCGTCAATCTGGACCTCATAAGGAACCCGATGATCCTGAGGAGCGTGACGGTCACGATGCTGCTGTTCATAGCGATGGCGGGAAGCTATCTCCTGCTGCCCTATTATCTGCAATTCGTGCAGGGCTACGAGACCATGGAATACGGTTTCATCCTCATCGCGAATTCCGTCGGAATGATGGTCATGGGACCAATAGTCGGGAAGCTCGCGGACCGTACGGGAAAGAACAAGAGATTCATCGTCGCGGGTGCATTGGTATGCGCCGTCGGATTCTACATGATGATGCTTTACAACGACAGCACAGGCATCGCATGGATCCTCATCTCGCTGTTCGTGATGGGAGCGGGAATAGGTATGGCGATGGTGGCCTGCACGAACCTCTCTTTCGAGTATATCACAGAGGGTCAGAACGGACAGCTGTCAGGAATCACGAACACGTTCAGACAGGCGGGAAGCTCCGCGGGTGTCGCGATCCTCAACGCGGTATTCATGGCGTTCATCGTGACCGTTCCCGCGGTCGATCTCATACCCGGTTTCAAGCATGCATTCTTCGTCGCGATAATCATCGCGCTGCTTGCATTCGTTGTAGGGATGGGGTTAAGGGACAAGGAGAGGAGCCCCTCTTCCTGA
- a CDS encoding Fic family protein — protein sequence MRTFDYSFLKGLTVNMDLLNTVSMIESLKERDSNRIVQFPTTYSNMESAARIQSVFGSNAIEGIFTSDDRLKDICMKKVKPKGHSENEIAGYRDALDLVHREYRSLDIDLPTIRLLHRITLSYTKEGGGEWKTVDNIIGSRNEDGSINVVFRPVSAEDTPEAMEQLILAYRLAIQDSEINRLLLIPCFIQDFLSIHPFLDGNGRTSRLLSLLLLYKEGYDVGKYVSFENMTYRNRPEYYRSLSRSSKDWLEGKNDYMPFIRNFLGILLLCYKELDRRFATAVGAKTNKTSRIEYAVMNSLLPISKRELCENLPDISEAMVANVLRRLLEEGKIEKVGSGPATRYRRAGDRPDHS from the coding sequence ATGAGGACATTCGATTATTCGTTCCTGAAAGGACTCACTGTGAACATGGATCTGCTCAACACCGTATCGATGATAGAGTCCTTGAAAGAGAGGGACAGTAATCGCATAGTGCAGTTCCCTACCACATATTCGAACATGGAATCGGCTGCGAGAATCCAATCTGTCTTCGGTTCCAATGCAATTGAAGGTATATTCACATCCGACGACCGCCTGAAGGACATCTGCATGAAAAAGGTTAAACCTAAAGGCCACAGTGAGAATGAGATAGCAGGGTACCGTGATGCATTAGATCTTGTTCACAGGGAATACAGATCACTTGATATCGACCTGCCAACCATACGCTTGCTGCACAGAATCACCCTCTCTTACACCAAAGAAGGCGGAGGAGAATGGAAGACCGTTGACAACATCATCGGTAGCAGGAACGAAGATGGATCCATCAATGTAGTGTTCCGTCCGGTGTCGGCAGAGGATACTCCAGAGGCAATGGAGCAGCTCATTCTGGCCTACAGGCTTGCGATTCAGGATTCGGAGATAAACAGACTGCTCCTCATTCCCTGCTTCATACAGGACTTCCTTTCTATCCATCCGTTCCTGGACGGCAACGGGAGGACATCCAGGCTCCTGTCCCTTCTGCTGCTCTACAAGGAGGGGTACGATGTCGGAAAATACGTCTCATTCGAAAACATGACCTACAGAAATCGTCCGGAATACTATCGCTCTCTTTCAAGATCATCCAAGGACTGGTTAGAGGGCAAGAACGACTATATGCCGTTCATAAGGAACTTCCTAGGCATACTGTTGCTATGCTACAAGGAACTGGACAGGCGCTTCGCTACCGCAGTGGGAGCGAAGACGAACAAGACCTCCAGGATAGAATACGCGGTTATGAACTCGCTCCTGCCAATCTCCAAGAGGGAACTGTGCGAGAATCTCCCGGACATAAGCGAGGCCATGGTCGCCAACGTCCTTAGGAGACTGTTGGAGGAAGGGAAGATTGAAAAGGTTGGGTCGGGCCCCGCCACCAGGTACAGGAGGGCGGGGGACCGGCCGGATCATTCGTAA
- a CDS encoding helix-turn-helix transcriptional regulator, translated as MDEEKIAIGIHRIENKGLYYTMSMVQGRYRVPILYCLSLNGPMRYNELKRMIDPVTFRSLALTLKSLEDDGLIIRKDYNQKPPRVEYYLSEKGESMVPLLNNFVEWGEDNIG; from the coding sequence ATGGATGAAGAGAAGATCGCCATCGGAATACATAGGATCGAGAATAAGGGGCTCTATTACACGATGTCAATGGTTCAGGGAAGATACAGGGTACCTATCCTATACTGCCTGTCGCTGAACGGACCTATGAGATACAACGAGCTGAAAAGGATGATCGATCCCGTGACATTTAGGTCACTAGCATTGACTCTAAAATCATTGGAGGATGATGGTTTGATCATTCGGAAAGATTACAATCAAAAGCCCCCGAGGGTTGAATACTATCTATCGGAAAAGGGCGAATCCATGGTTCCGTTGCTGAACAATTTCGTCGAATGGGGCGAGGACAACATAGGCTGA